Proteins encoded by one window of Arachis hypogaea cultivar Tifrunner chromosome 1, arahy.Tifrunner.gnm2.J5K5, whole genome shotgun sequence:
- the LOC112702877 gene encoding pathogenesis-related protein 2-like, with protein sequence MAVFTFEDEITSPLPPAKLYNAMKDADSITPKIIDDVKSVEIVEGNGGPGTIKKLTIVEDGETKFILHKVEAIDEANYAYNYSVVGGVALPPTAEKITFETKLVQGPNGGSIGKLSVKFHSKGEAKPEEEDMKKGKAKGEALFKAIEGYVLANPTQY encoded by the exons ATGGCCGTCTTCACATTCGAGGATGAAATCACCTCCCCCCTGCCCCCCGCCAAGCTTTACAATGCTATGAAGGATGCCGATTCCATCACCCCTAAGATTATTGATGACGTCAAGAGTGTTGAAATCGTCGAGGGAAACGGTGGTCCTGGAACCATCAAGAAACTCACCATTGTCGAAG ATGGAGAAACCAAGTTTATCTTGCACAAGGTGGAGGCAATAGATGAGGCTAACTATGCATACAACTACAGCGTGGTTGGAGGAGTGGCTCTGCCTCCCACAGCGGAGAAGATAACATTTGAGACAAAGCTGGTACAAGGACCCAACGGAGGATCCATCGGGAAGCTGAGTGTGAAGTTCCACTCCAAAGGAGAAGCGAAGCCAGAGGAGGAAGACATGAAGAAGGGTAAGGCCAAGGGCGAAGCTCTCTTCAAGGCTATTGAGGGTTACGTCTTGGCCAACCCTACTCAATATTAG
- the LOC112702889 gene encoding pathogenesis-related protein 2-like — MAVFTFEDEITSTLPPAKLYNAMKDADSLTPKIIDDVKSVEIVEGNGGPGTIKKLTIVEDGETKFILHKVEAIDEANYAYNYSVVGGVALPPTAEKITFETKLVEGPNGGSIGKLSVKFHSKGDAKPEEEDMKKGKAKGEALFKAIEGYVLANPAQY; from the exons ATGGCCGTCTTCACTTTCGAGGATGAAATCACCTCCACCCTACCCCCTGCTAAGCTTTACAATGCTATGAAGGATGCCGACTCTCTCACCCCTAAGATTATTGATGACGTCAAGAGTGTTGAAATCGTCGAGGGAAACGGTGGTCCTGGAACCATCAAGAAACTCACCATTGTCGAAG ATGGAGAAACCAAGTTTATCTTGCACAAGGTGGAGGCAATAGATGAGGCTAACTATGCATACAACTACAGCGTTGTTGGAGGAGTGGCTCTGCCTCCCACGGCGGAGAAGATAACATTTGAGACAAAGCTGGTTGAAGGACCCAACGGAGGATCCATAGGGAAGCTGAGTGTGAAGTTCCACTCCAAAGGAGATGCGAAGCCAGAGGAGGAAGACATGAAGAAAGGTAAGGCCAAGGGTGAAGCTCTCTTCAAGGCTATTGAGGGTTACGTCTTGGCCAACCCTGCTCAATATTAG
- the LOC112702884 gene encoding pathogenesis-related protein 2-like, translating to MAVFTFEDEITSTLPPAKLYNAMKDADSITPKIIDDVKSVEIVEGNGGPGTIKKLTIVEDGETKFILHKVEAIDEANYAYNYSVVGGVALPPTAEKITFETKLVEGPNGGSIGKLSVKFHSKGEAKPEEEDMKKGKAKGEALFKAIEGYVLANPTQY from the exons ATGGCCGTCTTCACTTTCGAGGATGAAATCACCTCCACCCTGCCCCCTGCCAAGCTTTACAATGCTATGAAGGATGCCGATTCCATCACCCCTAAGATTATTGATGACGTCAAGAGTGTTGAAATCGTTGAGGGAAACGGTGGTCCTGGAACCATCAAGAAACTCACCATTGTCGAGG ATGGAGAAACCAAGTTTATCTTACACAAAGTGGAGGCAATAGATGAGGCTAACTATGCATACAACTACAGCGTGGTTGGAGGAGTGGCGCTGCCTCCCACGGCGGAGAAGATAACATTTGAGACGAAGCTGGTAGAAGGACCCAACGGAGGATCCATCGGGAAGCTGAGTGTGAAGTTCCACTCGAAAGGAGAAGCGAAGCCAGAGGAGGAAGACATGAAGAAGGGTAAGGCCAAGGGCGAAGCTCTCTTCAAGGCTATTGAGGGTTACGTTTTGGCCAACCCTACTCAATATTAG